A window of the Macaca nemestrina isolate mMacNem1 chromosome X, mMacNem.hap1, whole genome shotgun sequence genome harbors these coding sequences:
- the LOC105478256 gene encoding cytokine receptor-like factor 2 has translation MGRLVLLWGAAVFLLGSWMALGQVATGEGLEIQIIYFNLETVQVTWNASHYPRSNLSFHYKFSRDEAYDQCTVYILQEGHTSGCLLDAEQQDDILYFSIRNGTHPVFTASRWIFYYLKPSSPKQVSFSWHQDAVTVTCSDLSYRGLLYEVQYRSPFDTEWQSKQENTCNVTIEDLDAEKCYAFRARVKAMEDAYGPDTYPSDWSEVTCWQRGETRDSCPEPRTPPKPKLSKFILVSSLAILLMVCLLLLSLRKLWRVKKFLMPSVPDPKSTFPGLFEIHQGNFQEWITDTQNVAHLHKIAGAEPEGGPEESLVVQLAKTEAESPRTPDPQTEDGKASGGSLLLPHQPPLQGGDVVTLGGFTFVMNDSSYVAL, from the exons GAGAAGGACTAGAGATTCAGATCATCTACTTTAATCTAGAAACGGTGCAGGTGACATGGAATGCCAGCCACTACCCCAGGAGTAACCTGAGTTTCCACTACAA ATTCAGTCGAGATGAGGCCTATGACCAGTGCACCGTCTACATTCTCCAGGAAGGTCACACCTCGGGGTGCCTCCTAGACGCAGAGCAGCAAGACGATATTCTGTATTTCTCCATCAGGAACGGGACGCACCCCGTTTTCACCGCCAGTCGCTGGATCTTTTATTACC TGAAGCCCAGTTCTCCGAAGCAGGTGAGCTTTTCGTGGCATCAGGACGCGGTGACAGTGACGTGTTCTGACCTGTCCTACAGGGGTCTCCTCTATGAGGTTCAGTACCGGAGCCCCTTCGACACGGAGTGGCAG TCCAAACAGGAAAATACCTGCAATGTCACTATAGAAGACTTGGATGCCGAGAAGTGTTATGCTTTCCGGGCCCGGGTGAAGGCCATGGAGGATGCGTATGGGCCAGACACGTACCCGAGCGACTGGTCAGAGGTGACGTGCTGGCAGAGAGGCGAGACTCGCG ATTCGTGCCCAGAGCCTCGCACGCCTCCCAAACCGAAGCTGtccaaatttattttagtttccaGCCTGGCCATCCTTCTGATGGTGTGTCTTCTCCTTCTGTCTTTACGGAAATTATGGAG AGTGAAGAAATTTCTCATGCCCAGCGTGCCAGACCCGAAATCCACCTTCCCTGGGCTCTTTGAGATACACCAAGGGAACTTCCAG GAGTGGATCACAGACACCCAGAACGTGGCCCACCTCCACAAGATAGCAGGTGCAGAGCCAGAAGGTGGCCCTGAGGAGTCTCTGGTGGTCCAGTTGGCCAAGACGGAAGCCGAGTCACCCAGGACGCCGGACCCACAGACCGAGGACGGAAAGGCCTCTGGGGGATCCCTCCTGCTTCCCCACCAGCCGCCCCTGCAAGGCGGTGACGTGGTCACTCTTGGGGGCTTTACCTTTGTGATGAATGACAGCTCGTATGTGGCGTTATGA